In one window of Nicotiana tabacum cultivar K326 chromosome 12, ASM71507v2, whole genome shotgun sequence DNA:
- the LOC142167068 gene encoding phosphoglycerate mutase-like protein 1, producing MRRLDVPPLMVSDAGNSNHPAISSLNCPPFIAVEGCREHLGVHWCDKRRSISEYKPLFPAIDFSFIECDDDVLWEPDIREPNEHLAARGMEFLNWLWTRKEKEIAIVTHSGFLIHTLSAFGNDCHPDVKNEICRPFKNCELRSMVIVDRSMIGSDSSTTDYPGKIPSGVDVPSDVTCINHPDGFSN from the exons CTAGACGTTCCCCCGCTCATGGTGTCAGATGCAGGAAACAGTAACCATCCAGCAATTTCAAGTCTAAATTGCCCTCCCTTCATTGCGGTGGAGGGTTGTCGTGAACACTTG GGAGTTCATTGGTGTGATAAGAGGAGAAGCATTAGCGAATACAAGCCTCTATTTCCTGCAATTGATTTTTCCTTC ATTGAATGTGATGATGATGTTCTCTGGGAGCCTGATATCAGAGAGCCAAATGAACACCTTGCTGCTAGAGGAATGGAGTTCTTGAACTG GTTGTGGACACGTAAGGAGAAAGAGATTGCAATTGTTACACATAGTGGATTCTTGATACATACACTCAGTGCATTTGGTAATGATTGCCATCCAGATGTGAAGAATGAGATATGTAGACC ATTCAAGAACTGTGAACTGCGGTCCATGGTTATTGTTGACAGAAG CATGATAGGGTCAGATTCTTCAACAACTGATTATCCAGGAAAAATTCCAAGTGGAGTAGATGTCCCAAGTGACGTTACATGTATTAATCATCCAGATGGATTTTCAAACTGA